A DNA window from Vigna unguiculata cultivar IT97K-499-35 chromosome 10, ASM411807v1, whole genome shotgun sequence contains the following coding sequences:
- the LOC114166027 gene encoding uncharacterized protein LOC114166027, translating into MAALIACCQFLTLSPRAKAWLKKQLIQLDLYETRVGKLEDVVEKLKKKRDSIQNTVDEEERRHGRKIHVEVKEWMDKVDKLILTYRGFHNDEICHKCAMFEFFNSGFLPKPGIRYRRSRKADDITKQANGLLQNAKFDILSYWSGPPSMAAFFSNLGYESYSSRNDTVKKITDEFQKPGVRMIGLHGLSGVGKTSLVKEVVKKALKDKMFEVVTMASVTKSPDVRKIQGQIADMLGVVLEEESNIARAARIHQILNDENKSTLIILDDLWEEVDFNLLGIPCELEKDDGVTSVKGKSVDVDILKNVSDGKSPVLDNSSSFRKGTLRGVDGSKNVNKAKSPVLDGSISFRKGTLYGVDGSNNVNKGKFSGAANSMNVKKGEFLGGGLKNVNEGKSSVDASDTVKTEKIVPQYKGCKILMISEIRQVLLSQMEGKEESIFPVEVLKEKEAEMLFKKKAGIGGKNSEYDKLAAQIANKCKGLPMTIITTARALKNKSLSVWDETNRKLDSQNLAGAPEFSTKLSYELLEDEELKHTFLLCARMGQDALVMDLVKYCIGFGFLRGINTARQTRDKVHTLVSKLKESGLLSDSYSSDYFTMPDSVRTAALSIAYKENHLFTMTKGKLDEWPDNLEMYAAISLHHCDFIEEFPGRINYPRLRVLQIVNNIPRPKIPEKFFETMKELRVLILTGIYLSLVGSSLSSLHKLRMLCLEQCCMLDDELYIIGELKRLRILSFSGSDIESLPTKLNELKMLQIFDISNCSKLKKIPNGVIPSLVSLEELYMRNTLIQWEDEEQTRQSKIALLSGLKHLNQLTTLDIQIRNVSYLPKNLFFDKLFSYKIVIGDLSSVLDIDFKMPEKYEALKFLAIRLKNGSDIHSLKGIKMLFEGVENLFLELNTVDDKQNSEADNIVHDLFYRLNLKGFPYLKHLWIVNNSTIQSLIYPKDRQLPEKAFPKLESLCLYNLKIDKICSCNLSEPSFGKLKVIKINHCGELKNVFSISVVGLLKVIETIEVSECNSLKEVIDVEPQNDPDKTELLMLPELRYLKLQSLSEFIGFDAIPHREGQERKLFHEKVGVSKLERLELSSLHIDVIWSVDQSSKRLSFESLTHLDVNGCWKLKYLMSFTMAKILVNLQSLYVSDCEKMRSIFLPDQDKEKDIMASIFPKLKNMKLLNMNSLSKIWNLKLPLDSFNKLDTLIIEECHKLGNAMEGIFVSLCNLRVTNCRSMQAIFNIRDQVGDAANNLQDVHLETLPELKLVWKMNNEDRIGIPKFNNVKKIWAQDCDNLEYIFPFSIAKSLGNLESLVVCDCYGLSEIVAQREATHTGRARFNFPKLSTVKFSKLPKLTSFYPTAYDLSCPLNELSIELCKNLEPFNKGTQHAERNPIHVCFPEEVINNLKSMQIESWHAKSPSSYMGKRNHRRDNLEELSLSRLIDTGILYSFLHRSPNLKSLSLSNCYFEKIVPPKEDTEIENLGVVPNLKSLMLIDLLNLKEIGFEPDIILERLEFLILKNCPRMITMAPSSVSFTRLTNLEVINCDGLKSLMSASTAQSLVQLNTMKVVKCESLVEIVRKDGENSDMVLFQQLKALELVSLKKLKSFCVSDCAFEFPSLEKLVVSACYNMAKFSETVTSSPLLQNIHVVHGKENKRFCWEGDINATIQKIFEEMKFFEGMEEMSLSQHRELEESWERGTILQKQNSWFYSLKILKLENCDIEPCAIPSNILPYLRSLKELQVRGCDNVEVIFEMNAKEGTGTTFQLQKLTLSKLPKLEDVWERNGKGTESFQNLKMVHVSECENLQTVFPLTLAKNLKKLVKLEIIGCHALREIVRKEKNVSAVFVFPCLITLGLFDLPELIYFYPESFTLECSALNKLIVCYCPDLELFGSANRQSIFFDLKDICNLEELTIDWEQTLVLRTKLGEPTDNLKYLNHIQLFLEVDENERPDLPIQILLKMPNLTKMSIHYSNCLEVFQTQIPEVVEKRVLTHLKTLRLNCVSKLQSIGSEDSPWLNVICDSENLQKLVVLKCPDLKTLVHSPASVSFTYVKEVYIDRCKELKYLFTLASVNKLENLERIKVNDCESMEAIVLKEEDDISEEIKLQQLKHIDLNGLSSLECFYSGNDSLQLPSLVQVDIWKCPKMEFFSRGEIHLNSSFRGIQASNVSSDDFVFYHDLNFSVEKVFLQQEFFQAVDKECFSDNLDLQAEPRGKIGLQNKWLANLETLKLQNCTQSYAIPSFILCLLKNLKELEVRDSDQVKAIFDMNDDTEIKETESQLKILTLNGLSELTHVWEKDTHRILIFRNLQEVVVSDCSKLQTLFPASLAKSLKDLKKLKIDSCENLHDFVEQEETTFVTKKFVFPCLEDLELNDLPLVTCPKTFTLEFPSVKFLSVRNCDELGLFQSVYDPMGEGTSSSRLPLISDPKVISNLEKLTLDCKQILALSLWFKSQKSTEGLTNFNTISLSFFGIDGNEVPMLPIEILKAPSLIELDMNNCNNIENFLAQNPKIGEEEMLRQLTILRLCNVSTTQFFELEYCLSLNIICERLHKLTLSQCPHLTTILRVHSAVSFSCLKELNIYKCPNLKYLFTTSAAKKLMNLEEIRVTECETLTEIVSKEGDASSEGIKFDRLHTIYLQSLTSLVCFYSGSDSIELSSLKTVAIRSCPNMEIFSHGNESLMGVALSTDQGADDVHPPQDLNTRIKGIIQRKEFFEAVDKECFSDNIELQEDPHCKFGLQNQWLRDLVSLKLQNCTLLCAIPFSILALLQSLKELEVQDSTTIEVLFYMNDNEIMGITSQLRILTLKGLSKLTRVWEKNKNGVLNFSSLEQVVVSNCENLQTLFPASLARNLKSLKGIDIESCVEFQEIVEKEDDTEAKFVLPCLEELNLSFLPQLTCFYPQTFTLECPTLNLLSVFECERLELFQSEHSMGEGTSVKRQPLISSLEVISNLKELELDWKHILALRSRLRSEKFTGIFKFVNKMNLLLNADVSEMLIVVNEIVHTTPNLIEMIVMIDNCNSMEIFLAQNPKIGEDGMLLQLRTLNLFRISDIRSNQPENSSWSDTFSEKIHELHVFECPHVETIGVHPTFSVSSSFLKQVFVQKCPQMQYLFTFSVAKELVNLEEITVIECESLKEIVSKEGDEDEPKGEGDDKYENEMIFMKLENLILASLDNLESFYSGSCILNFPSLRKVAVNECLNSKIFRHRDKVPPKFTVIIDEILGKGDKKALVTQQFEEEAS; encoded by the exons ATGGGTTACTACAAAATGCAAAGTTTGACATTTTATCTTATTGGTCTGGCCCACCCTCCATGGCTGCCTTTTTTTCTAACCTTGGTTATGAAAGTTATTCATCAAGAAATGATACTGTGAAAAAGATTACTGATGAATTTCAAAAGCCAGGTGTTAGAATGATTGGTCTTCATGGGTTGAGTGGCGTTGGCAAGACCTCTTTAGTCAaagaggttgtgaagaaagccTTGAAAGACAAGATGTTCGAGGTGGTGACCATGGCAAGTGTGACAAAAAGCCCTGATGTAAGAAAAATCCAAGGACAAATTGCTGATATGTTAGGGGTTGTATTGGAGGAGGAAAGTAACATTGCACGAGCTGCTAGGATACACCAGATATTGAATGATGAGAATAAGAGCACACTCATAATCCTAGATGATCTTTGggaagaagtggactttaactTGTTGGGGATTCCATGTGAATTAGAGAAAGATGATGGCGTAACCAGTGTCAAAGGAAAATCAGTTGATGTTGATATATTGAAGAATGTCAGTGATGGAAAATCCCCCGTCCTTGATAATTCGTCAAGTTTTAGAAAAGGAACGTTACGAGGTGTTGATGGTTCTAAGAATGTAAATAAAGCAAAATCCCCTGTTCTTGATGGTTCGATAAGTTTTAGAAAAGGAACGTTATACGGTGTTGACGGTtctaataatgtaaataaaggaaaattctCCGGTGCTGCTAACTCGATGAATGTCAAGAAAGGAGAATTCCTTGGTGGTGGTTTGAAGAATGTCAATGAAGGAAAATCCTCCGTTGATGCTTCTGATACGgtgaaaacagaaaaaattgTTCCTCAATACAAAGGgtgcaagattttgatgatttcTGAAATCAGACAAGTGTTGTTAAGCCAAATGGAAGGGAAAGAAGAGAGTATTTTCCCCGTGGAAGTCTTAAAGGAGAAGGAAGCAGAGATGTTGTTCAAGAAAAAGGCTGGAATAGGTGGCAAGAATTCTGAATATGACAAATTAGCTGCTCAAATTGCCAACAAGTGTAAAGGATTGCCAATGACAATAATTACCACTGCAAGGGCATTGAAAAATAAGAGCCTTTCTGTATGGGACGAAACTAATCGAAAGCTTGATTCTCAAAACTTAGCTGGAGCACCTGAATTTTCTACCAAGTTGAGTTATGAGCTTTTAGAAGATGAGGAACTCAAGCACACTTTCTTGCTTTGTGCACGCATGGGTCAAGATGCATTGGTTATGGACTTGGTGAAATATTGCATTGGTTTTGGTTTTCTTCGAGGAATCAACACAGCAAGGCAAACCAGGGACAAAGTACATACGTTGGTTTCAAAGCTAAAAGAGTCAGGTTTGTTGTCTGACAGTTATTCAAGTGATTATTTCACCATGCCTGATAGTGTTCGTACTGCAGCTTTGTCAATAGCATATAAAGAAAATCATTTATTTACAATGACAAAGGGAAAACTAGATGAATGGCCTGATAATCTTGAAATGTATGCTGCTATTTCCTTACATCATTGTGACTTCATTGAAGAGTTTCCTGGGAGAATAAACTATCCAAGACTTAGAGTCCTTCAAATTGTCAATAATATTCCACGCCCGAAAATACCTGAAAAATTCTTCGAAACAATGAAAGAACTCAGAGTGTTGATATTGACTGGTATTTATCTCTCCCTCGTTGGTTCTTCACTTTCATCCTTGCATAAACTTAGAATGCTTTGTTTGGAGCAATGTTGCATGCTAGATGATGAATTATACATCATAGGAGAGCTGAAAAGGTTAAGAATTCTAAGTTTTTCAGGATCTGATATTGAAAGTTTGCCAACTAAGTTAAATGAGTTGAAAATGCTACAAATTTTTGACATAAGTAATTGctctaaacttaaaaaaattccaAATGGTGTCATACCAAGCTTGGTAAGTCTGGAGGAGTTGTATATGAGAAATACCTTGATTCAATGGGAGGATGAAGAACAAACACGTCAAAGTAAAATAGCTCTTCTTTCCGGTTTGAAACATTTAAATCAATTGACAACTTTAGACATACAAATCCGAAATGTTTCCTATCTGCCAAAGAATTTGTTTTTTGACAAGTTATTTAGTTACAAGATTGTTATTGGAGATTTGAGTTCAGTTTTAGATATTGATTTCAAGATGCCAGAGAAATATGAAGCATTGAAATTTTTGGCAATACGATTGAAAAATGGATCTGACATTCATTCTCTAAAGGGGATCAAAATGTTGTTTGAAGGAGTTGAAAATTTGTTCCTAGAACTTAATACTGTCGATGACAAGCAGAATAGTGAAGCAGATAATATTGTGCACGACCTTTTTTATAGATTGAATTTAAAAGGATTTCCATATCTTAAGCATTTATGGATTGTAAATAATTCTACCATTCAATCTCTTATCTATCCAAAGGACAGGCAGCTCCCTGAGAAAGCTTTTCCAAAATTGGAGTCATTATGTCTCTATAATCTTAAGATAGATAAGATATGCTCCTGTAACCTATCAGAACCCTCTTTTGGTAAACTGAAAGTCATCAAGATCAATCACTGTGGTGAATTGAAGAACGTCTTCTCAATTTCTGTTGTTGGACTCTTAAAAGTTATTGAAACAATTGAAGTTTCTGAATGTAACTCTTTGAAGGAAGTCATTGATGTGGAGCCACAAAACGACCCTGATAAAACTGAGCTTCTTATGCTTCCTGAATTACGCTATTTGAAGCTACAATCTTTGTCTGAGTTTATTGGGTTTGATGCCATTCCTCATAGAGAAGGACAGGAAAGAAAACTCTTCCATGAAAAG GTTGGGGTTTCAAAATTAGAGAGGCTGGAGTTGTCCTCACTCCATATTGACGTAATATGGAGTGTCGACCAATCTTCAAAAAGGCTATCTTTTGAAAGTTTGACACATTTGGATGTGAATGGTTGttggaaattaaaatatttgatgtcATTTACAATGGCCAAAATTTTGGTGAATCTTCAAAGCCTTTATGTAAGTGACTGTGAGAAGATGAGAAGCATCTTCCTCCCTGACCAAGATAAGGAGAAGGATATTATG GCTAGCATCTTTCCAAAATTGAAGAATATGAAACTTCTCAATATGAATAGTCTGAGTAAGATATGGAATCTAAAACTCCCTTTGGACTCTTTTAACAAACTAGACACTCTAATCATTGAGGAGTGTCACAAACTTGGAAATGCAATGGAGGGAATATTTGTGAGTTTATGCAACTTGAGAGTTACAAATTGCAGGTCCATGCAAGCAATATTCAATATACGTGACCAAGTTGGGGATGCAGCTAATAACTTGCAAGATGTTCATTTAGAAACACTCCCAGAATTGAAACTTGTATGGAAAATGAACAATGAAGACCGAATAGGGATTCCTAAGTTTAACAATGTGAAGAAGATATGGGCTCAAGATTGTGACAACTTGGAAtatatatttccattttctATAGCCAAGAGTCTTGGTAATCTTGAATCTCTTGTGGTTTGTGATTGCTATGGATTGAGTGAAATTGTTGCCCAAAGAGAAGCTACCCACACGGGTAGAGCCAGGTTTAACTTTCCTAAACTAAGCACCGTCAAATTTTCAAAACTGCCAAAACTTACGAGCTTCTATCCAACAGCTTATGATTTATCATGTCCATTGAATGAGCTGTCTATCGAACTTTGTAAAAATCTGGAACCATTCAATAAAGGAACCCAGCATGCAGAAAGAAATCCTATACATGTATGCTTTCCTGAAGAG GTAATCAATAACTTGAAGTCCATGCAAATTGAGTCTTGGCATGCAAAGTCACCAAGCAGTTATATGGGTAAAAGGAACCATCGAAGGGATAACTTAGAAGAGCTTTCTTTGTCTAGATTAATAGATACTGGGATTTTATATTCTTTCCTTCACAGAAGTCCTAATTTGAAAAGCCTATCATTGAGTAATTGTTACTTTGAAAAGATAGTGCCTCCAAAGGAAGATACTGAAATTGAAAACTTGGGAGTAGTCCCAAATCTGAAAAGCTTAATGTTGATAGACTTGCTGAATCTCAAAGAGATAGGCTTTGAACCAGACATCATTCTTGAAAGGTTAGAGTTCTTGATCTTGAAGAACTGTCCTCGTATGATTACAATGGCACCTTCCTCTGTATCTTTTACTCGATTGACAAATCTTGAAGTGATCAATTGTGATGGATTGAAAAGTCTAATGTCAGCGTCTACTGCACAAAGTTTGGTTCAGCTCAACACCATGAAGGTAGTGAAATGTGAATCCCTGGTGGAAATAGTAAGAAAAGATGGAGAAAATTCTGACATGGTTCTTTTTCAACAATTGAAAGCCCTGGAGCTTGTTTCATTGAAGAAACTCAAGAGTTTCTGTGTCTCTGATTGCGCCTTTGAATTCCCATCATTGGAGAAATTGGTAGTGAGTGCATGTTATAATATGGCTAAATTTTCTGAAACAGTCACCAGCTCACCACTTTTACAAAATATACATGTTGTCCACGGAAAAGAGAACAAACGATTCTGCTGGGAAGGAGATATAAATGctacaatacaaaaaatattcgAGGAAATG AAATTTTTTGAAGGCATGGAGGAGATGAGCCTCTCCCAACATCGAGAGCTAGAAGAAAGCTGGGAACGTGGAACTATTCTGCAAAAGCAAAATAGCTGGTTTTatagtttgaaaattttgaagctTGAGAACTGTGATATTGAACCATGTGCAATTCCATCAAATATTCTTCCTTACTTGAGGAGCTTAAAAGAACTGCAAGTACGAGGTTGCGACAATGTAGAGGTAATTTTTGAGATGAATGCTAAAGAGGGTACTGGAACAACATTTCAGTTGCAGAAATTGACTTTATCAAAACTGCCAAAACTTGAGGATGTGTGGGAAAGGAACGGTAAAGGAACTGAGAGCTTTCAAAATCTGAAGATGGTCCATGTCAGTGAATGTGAAAACCTTCAAACTGTGTTTCCTTTGACCTTGGCAAAAAATCTTAAGAAGCTTGTCAAACTTGAGATAATTGGGTGTCATGCATTGCGTGAAATTGTCAGAAAGGAAAAGAACGTATCAGCGGTGTTTGTGTTCCCTTGCTTAATTACACTGGGTCTTTTTGATTTGCCAGAGCTCATTTACTTTTACCCAGAATCATTTACTTTGGAATGCTCTGCGTTAAATAAATTAATCGTGTGTTATTGCCCAGATTTGGAGCTATTTGGAAGTGCTAACAGACAATCTATTTTCTTTGACCTAAAG GATATTTGCAACCTTGAGGAACTGACAATTGATTGGGAACAAACATTGGTGTTAAGGACAAAGTTGGGAGAACCTACGGACAAcctcaaatatttaaatcatattcaGCTTTTCCTTGAGGTTGATGAGAACGAAAGGCCTGATTTGCCCATTCAAATACTCCTGAAGATGcccaatttaacaaaaatgagtATACACTATTCCAATTGCCTCGAGGTATTCCAAACTCAAATCCCAGAAGTTGTTGAAAAAAGGGTGCTTACACACTTGAAAACTTTGAGACTAAATTGTGTGTCGAAACTCCAGTCCATTGGGTCGGAGGACTCACCATGGTTAAATGTGATTTGCGACAGTGAAAACCTCCAAAAATTAGTTGTTCTCAAATGTCCTGATTTGAAAACATTGGTGCATTCTCCTGCTTCAGTTTCTTTCACTTATGTGAAAGAAGTATACATAGACAGGTGTAAAGAATTAAAGTATTTATTCACATTAGCATCAGTAAACAAGTTAGAGAACCTTGAGCGTATAAAAGTCAATGATTGTGAATCAATGGAAGCAATAGTCTTGAAAGAAGAGGATGACATTTCAGAAGAGATCAAGTTACAACAGCTAAAACACATAGATCTAAATGGTTTATCAAGCTTGGAATGCTTTTATTCAGGCAATGACAGTTTGCAGTTACCCTCCTTGGTGCAAGTGGACATATGGAAATGCCCCAAGATGGAGTTTTTCTCTAGAGGAGAGATTCACCTAAATTCTTCTTTTAGAGGAATTCAAGCTTCAAACGTCTCAAGTGATGACTTCGTCTTCTACCATGATCTTAACTTTTCGGTAGAAAAGGTGTTCTTGCAACAG GAGTTTTTTCAAGCCGTGGACAAAGAGTGCTTTTCTGATAATCTTGACCTACAAGCTGAGCCGCGTGGTAAAATTGGTCTGCAAAACAAATGGTTGGCCAATTTGGAAACATTGAAGTTGCAAAACTGCACGCAATCATATGCAATTCCATCTTTTATTCTTTGTCTTTTAAAGAACTTAAAAGAGTTAGAAGTACGAGATAGCGACCAAGTAAAGGCAATTTTTGATATGAATGATGACACTGAGATTAAGGAAACAGAATCCCAGTTGAAGATATTGACTTTAAATGGGCTATCAGAGCTTACACATGTATGGGAAAAGGACACTCACAGAATTCTAATCTTTCGCAATCTGCAAGAGGTTGTTGTTAGTGATTGTTCAAAGCTGCAAACTTTATTTCCTGCTTCCTTGGCAAAAAGTCTCAAGGATCTTAAAAAGCTTAAAATAGATTCCTGTGAAAATTTGCATGACTTTGTTGAACAGGAAGAAACAACATTTGTAACTAAAAAGTTTGTGTTCCCTTGTCTAGAGGATTTGGAACTTAATGACTTGCCCCTGGTCACTTGTCCTAAAACATTCACTCTGGAATTCCCCTCGGTAAAATTCTTATCTGTGAGGAACTGTGATGAGTTAGGGTTATTTCAAAGTGTATACGATCCCATGGGTGAGGGTACTTCAAGCAGCAGACTTCCTCTTATATCAGATCCAAAG GTCATTTCCAACCTGGAGAAACTGACTCTTGATTGTAAACAAATTTTGGCATTAAGCTTATGGTTTAAGTCACAGAAATCTACAGAGGGCCTCACAAATTTTAACACCATTTCCTTGTCGTTCTTTGGCATTGATGGGAATGAAGTGCCTATGTTGCCCATTGAAATACTCAAGGCACCAAGTTTAATAGAACTGGATATGAACAATTGCAATAATATCGAGAATTTCCTTGCTCAAAACCCCAAGATTGGCGAGGAGGAGATGCTGAGACAGTTAACAATATTGAGGCTATGCAATGTATCCACAACACAATTCTTCGAGTTAGAGTACTGCTTAAGCTTAAACATAATCTGTGAGAGGCTCCACAAATTAACTCTTTCCCAATGTCCTCATTTGACAACAATATTAAGAGTACATTCTGCGGTGTCTTTCTCTTGCCTGAAAGAACTAAATATTTACAAATGTCCAAACTTGAAGTATTTATTTACAACTTCAGCTGCCAAAAAGTTAATGAACCTTGAGGAGATTAGGGTCACCGAATGTGAAACACTGACAGAAATAGTGTCTAAAGAGGGAGATGCAAGTTCAGAAGGCATTAAATTTGATCGACTCCACACCATTTATCTACAATCTTTAACAAGTTTAGTATGCTTTTATTCTGGAAGTGACAGTATAGAATTATCATCTTTGAAAACTGTGGCAATACGGAGCTGCCCGAACATGGAGATTTTCTCCCATGGAAATGAATCCCTTATGGGAGTTGCGTTATCCACGGACCAGGGAGCGGATGATGTACACCCTCCACAAGATCTTAACACCAGAATAAAAGGGATCATACAACGAAAG GAGTTTTTTGAAGCAGTTGACAAGGAGTGTTTTTCTGATAATATTGAGCTACAAGAAGATCCGCACTGTAAGTTTGGCCTGCAAAACCAATGGTTGCGCGATTTGGTTAGTTTGAAGCTTCAGAACTGTACTTTGCTATGTGCAATTCCGTTTTCTATTCTTGCTCTTCTACAGAGCTTAAAAGAGTTGGAAGTACAGGATAGTACAACAATAGAGGTGCTTTTTtatatgaatgacaatgagatTATGGGAATAACATCTCAGCTGAGGATTTTGACCTTAAAAGGGCTATCGAAGCTGACACGTGTTTgggaaaagaacaaaaatggaGTTCTTAACTTTTCAAGTCTGGAACAGGTCGTTGTTAGCAATTGCGAAAACCTGCAAACCTTATTTCCTGCTTCCCTGGCAAGAAATCTTAAAAGTCTCAAAGGAATTGACATAGAATCTTGCGTTGAGTTCCAAGAAATTGTAGAAAAAGAAGACGACACAGAAGCAAAATTTGTGCTCCCTTGTTTAGAGGAGTTGAATCTTTCGTTTTTACCACAACTCACGTGCTTTTATCCTCAAACATTCACTTTGGAATGCCCAaccttaaatttattatctGTGTTTGAGTGTGAAAGATTAGAGTTGTTTCAAAGTGAACATTCCATGGGTGAGGGTACTTCAGTTAAGAGACAACCTTTAATTTCAAGTCTAGAG GTCATTTCCAACCTGAAAGAATTAGAACTTGATTGGAAACATATTCTGGCATTAAGATCAAGGCTTAGGTCTGAAAAATTTACTGGCATCTTCAAATTTGTGAATAAAATGAATCTGCTCCTAAACGCTGATGTGAGTGAGATGCTTATAGTGGTCAATGAAATAGTCCATACAACACCCAACTTAATAGAAATGATTGTGATGATAGACAATTGCAATAGTATGGAGATTTTCCTTGCTCAAAACCCCAAAATTGGTGAGGATGGGATGCTCTTACAGTTAAGAACATTGAATCTATTCCGTATATCTGATATCCGGTCCAACCAGCCAGAGAACTCGTCATGGTCAGACACATTCTCCGAGAAGATTCACGAATTACATGTATTCGAATGCCCTCATGTTGAAACAATTGGAGTGCATCCTACTTTTTCAGTTTCTTCCTCTTTTCTGAAACAGGTGTTTGTAcaaaaatgtccccaaatgcaGTATTTGTTTACATTTTCAGTCGCAAAAGAGTTGGTGAACCTTGAAGAGATCACAGTCATAGAATGTGAATCACTAAAGGAAATAGTGTCCAAAGagggagatgaagatgaaccCAAAGGAGAAGGTGACGATAAATATGAGAATGAGATGATATTCATGAAGCTAGAGAACTTGATTCTTGCCTCATTAGACAATTTAGAAAGTTTTTACTCGGGGAGTTGCATTTTAAATTTCCCATCCTTGAGAAAAGTGGCGGTCAACGAATGCCTCAACTCCAAAATTTTCCGTCATCGTGATAAAGTGCCTCCAAAATTTACGGTGATAATAGATGAAATCCTAGGTAAAGGTGATAAAAAAGCTCTGGTCACGCAACAGTTTGAGGAGGAGGCATCCTGA
- the LOC114167144 gene encoding cell division protein FtsY homolog, chloroplastic encodes MATISASLARFSVISQPSSNSQYILFNVAPRTGTPSFRTGSARFRCSAGQTGFFTKLGRLIKEKAKSDVEKVFSGFSKTRSNLAVIDELLLYWNLADTDRVLDELEEALLVSDFGPKITIKIVENLREDIFSGKLKSGNEIKEALKRNVLELLTSKGSKTELQLGFRKPAVIMIVGVNGGGKTTSLGKLAYRLKNEGAKILMAAGDTFRAAASDQLEIWAERTGCEIVVAESQKAKASSVLSQAVKKGKELGFDIVLCDTSGRLHTNYSLMEELISCKKSVAKVIPGAPNEILLVLDGTTGLNMLPQAREFNDVVGVTGLILTKLDGSARGGCVVSVVDELGIPVKFVGVGEGVEDLQPFDADAFVNAIFM; translated from the exons ATGGCTACCATTTCTGCTTCCCTCGCTCGCTTCTCCGTTATCTCGCAACCTTCCTCCAACTCACAATATATTCTCTTCAACGTCGCTCCTCGAACCGGAACCCCCAGTTTCAGAACCGGCTCGGCCCGGTTCAGGTGTTCAGCCGGACAGACCGGGTTCTTCACGAAACTGGGGCGTTTGATTAAGGAGAAGGCGAAGAGTGACGTGGAAAAGGTGTTTTCAGGATTCTCCAAGACCCGTAGCAACCTCGCCGTCATCGACGAGCTTCTGCTCTACTGGAACCTCGCCGACACCGACCGAGTCCTTGACGAACTCGAAGAG GCTCTTTTAGTGTCTGATTTTGGCCCGAAAATCACTATTAAGATTGTGGAGAATTTGCGCGAGGATATATTTTCAGGGAAGCTTAAATCAGGGAATGAGATAAAG GAAGCATTGAAGAGGAACGTTTTGGAACTGTTAACCTCCAAGGGAAGTAAAACCGAACTTCAACTTGGATTCAG GAAGCCGGCTGTAATAATGATAGTTGGTGTTAATGGTGGAGGGAAGACAACATCTTTGG GAAAGCTGGCCTATAGATTGAAGAATGAAGGGGCTAAG ATATTGATGGCGGCTGGTGATACATTTAGAGCTGCTGCCAGTGATCAGTTGGAAATATGGGCAGAAAGGACTGGATGTGAGATTGTTGTGGCTGAATCACAGAAAGCAAAAGCATCATCAG TGCTTTCACAGGCTGTAAAAAAGGGAAAAGAGCTCGGTTTTGATATAGTTTTATGTGATACATCTGGAC GTTTACACACTAATTACAGCTTAATGGAAGAGTTGATTTCCTGTAAAAAATCTGTTGCTAAAGTCATTCCTGGTGCACCCAAT GAGATCCTACTGGTTCTGGATGGGACCACTGGTCTGAATATGTTGCCACAAGCAAGAGAATTCAATGAT GTTGTGGGTGTCACTGGTTTAATTTTGACCAAATTGGATGGCTCTGCAAGAGGTGGCTGTGTG GTCAGCGTGGTTGATGAACTTGGAATCCCGGTAAAATTTGTGGGTGTTGGTGAAGGTGTTGAAGACCTTCAACCCTTTGATGCGGATGCCTTTGTCAATGCCATTTTTATGTAA
- the LOC114167145 gene encoding uncharacterized protein LOC114167145: MGSEEGESSCASPWLKISEEVDPAAASAVLRLVDQMGASTSVPPKWDARGTYDPFFRNFITILHIQPGRISISVHAKPPICNAYGTLHGGSVGTLSEILSTACARTVVAEDKELFLGEISISYMSATPVNEEVLANASIVKSGRNLTVVAAEFKLKKSGNMAYSTRATFYNMPLSSL, encoded by the exons ATGGGAAGTGAGGAAGGAGAAAGCTCGTGCGCGTCGCCATGGCTGAAAATCTCGGAGGAGGTTGACCCTGCAGCTGCCTCCGCGGTCTTGCGCTTAGTTGATCAAATGGGAGCTTCCACCTCCGTTCCCCCTAAGTGGGACGCGCGTGGCACCTACGACCCTTTCTTTCGGAACTTCATCACAATCCTTCATATCCAACCAGGACGAATTTCTATCTCCGTTCACGCCAAACCACCCATCTGT AATGCCTATGGAACTCTGCATGGAGGTTCTGTTGGGACTTTGAGTGAGATTCTGTCAACTGCTTGTGCTAGAACGGTAGTTGCTGAGGACAAGGAACTTTTTCTTGGGGAAATTAGCATTTCTTACATGTCTGCCACTCCGGTAAAT GAAGAAGTGTTAGCAAATGCCTCCATAGTGAAGTCCGGCAGAAATTTGACTGTAGTCGCAGCTGAGTTCAAATTGAAGAAATCTGGGAATATGGCCTATAGTACTCGTGCTACCTTCTATAACATGCCTCTTTCCAGTTTATGA